The segment TCTACTCCAACGGTGCAATCTTGTTGGCGGGACGGCCCGCCTGAATCAATGACCAGTCCGCGAGGAGTTCATCATGGTGTAGATCGAGCCACTCCAGAACGTGACGCAAAGCCCGTTTTGGAAAATCTCCATGCACGACCCCGCTCTGTATCTCAACCGTGATCTGGTAGTCTCCATATACCGCGTGGAAATGCGGCGGCGCATGT is part of the Candidatus Methylomirabilis tolerans genome and harbors:
- a CDS encoding DUF4160 domain-containing protein; translated protein: HAPPHFHAVYGDYQITVEIQSGVVHGDFPKRALRHVLEWLDLHHDELLADWSLIQAGRPANKIAPLE